The following proteins come from a genomic window of Pyxidicoccus sp. MSG2:
- a CDS encoding histidine phosphatase family protein has protein sequence MKTRGPQVVLVRHGETVWSRSGQHTGRTDVPLLEDGRKMAGLLATPLEEWRFAEVWTSPLSRAAETCALAGFGDVAKRRPDLMEWDYGDYEGRTGDEIRAERPGWALWKDGVPNGETAAQVGARVDGVIADACAVNGDVLIFAHGHLLRVLAARWLGLPPERGCLFMLGTASISVLSLDGDGTQPVIVTWNDMTHLRNGGSHEGAPGA, from the coding sequence ATGAAGACCCGAGGTCCCCAGGTGGTGCTCGTCCGGCACGGCGAGACGGTGTGGAGCCGGAGTGGCCAGCACACGGGCCGCACGGACGTGCCGCTGCTCGAAGACGGGCGGAAGATGGCCGGGCTGCTCGCGACGCCGCTCGAGGAATGGCGCTTCGCCGAGGTGTGGACGAGCCCCCTGAGCCGCGCGGCCGAGACGTGCGCACTGGCCGGCTTCGGCGACGTGGCGAAGCGGCGACCCGACCTCATGGAGTGGGACTACGGCGACTACGAGGGCCGCACCGGCGACGAAATCCGCGCGGAGCGTCCGGGCTGGGCGCTGTGGAAGGACGGAGTGCCGAACGGAGAGACGGCCGCACAGGTGGGCGCCCGCGTGGACGGCGTCATCGCGGACGCCTGCGCGGTGAACGGAGACGTGCTCATCTTCGCCCACGGCCACCTGCTGCGGGTGCTCGCGGCGCGGTGGCTGGGACTGCCTCCGGAGCGTGGCTGCCTCTTCATGCTGGGCACCGCGTCCATCAGCGTCCTCAGCCTCGACGGTGACGGCACCCAACCTGTCATCGTCACCTGGAACGACATGACGCACCTGCGCAACGGGGGCTCCCACGAGGGAGCCCCCGGCGCCTGA
- a CDS encoding anthranilate synthase component I family protein: MDAQERKSAYRQLAEKGEAVPVSVELPADLDTPLSAYLKLGGGSRGFILESCYGGERFGRYSHVGAHPAGRVRLDATGATLWRGSREERRDGKPLDVLRTLWRELAVARLPGEAPFLGGLVGYMGYHCFSWLEPTVPDRHARDTSFPDSEWLVCEDFVTHDSRTGTLKATAIARPSLHGSAVAALKDAEERAQVLADKLLKPLPPEAYAPGPRMRGDAAPVACWDRAGYEAAVERAKEYIRAGDIFQVVLARRFEALGAPPPLSLYRALRRVNPSPYLFLVELGEARALVGASPELLVQVRDGDVVVRPLAGTRRRGATEAEDLALEKELLADEKELAEHVMLVDLGRNDVGRVAAPGSVRVEDMKVIERYSHVMHIVSQVRGKLDAKYDALDALASTFPAGTVSGAPKIRAMQIIDELEPQRRGPYAGAVGYLSFCGTLDVAIALRTFFVDGDRTMWTSGAGLVADSVPSKEADETEAKAGAMAAALRMAREGGGR; the protein is encoded by the coding sequence ATGGATGCACAGGAGCGGAAGTCGGCCTATCGCCAGCTCGCGGAGAAGGGCGAGGCGGTGCCGGTGTCGGTGGAGCTGCCGGCGGACCTGGATACGCCTCTGTCGGCGTACCTGAAGCTGGGCGGAGGCTCGCGCGGCTTCATCCTCGAGTCCTGCTACGGCGGCGAGCGCTTCGGGCGCTACAGCCACGTGGGAGCCCATCCCGCCGGGCGCGTGCGCCTGGACGCCACCGGAGCCACGTTGTGGCGTGGCTCACGCGAGGAGCGCCGCGACGGCAAGCCCCTGGACGTCCTGCGCACGTTGTGGCGCGAGCTGGCCGTGGCCCGGCTCCCCGGCGAGGCCCCGTTCCTGGGCGGACTCGTCGGCTACATGGGCTACCACTGCTTCTCGTGGCTGGAGCCCACCGTGCCGGACCGGCACGCGCGCGATACCTCGTTCCCCGACTCGGAATGGCTGGTGTGCGAGGACTTCGTCACCCATGACTCGCGCACCGGGACGCTCAAGGCCACCGCCATTGCCCGGCCCTCGCTGCACGGCAGCGCGGTCGCGGCGTTGAAGGACGCCGAGGAGCGCGCGCAGGTGCTGGCGGACAAGCTGCTCAAGCCGCTGCCTCCGGAGGCGTACGCGCCCGGCCCGCGCATGCGCGGTGACGCGGCCCCTGTCGCCTGCTGGGACCGCGCCGGCTACGAGGCCGCGGTGGAGCGCGCCAAGGAATACATCCGCGCCGGAGACATCTTCCAGGTGGTGCTCGCGCGGCGCTTCGAGGCGCTCGGTGCGCCGCCGCCGCTGTCGCTCTACCGGGCGCTGCGGCGGGTGAACCCGTCGCCGTACCTCTTCCTGGTGGAGCTGGGCGAGGCGCGCGCGCTGGTGGGCGCTTCGCCGGAGCTGCTCGTGCAGGTGCGCGACGGCGACGTGGTGGTGCGGCCGCTGGCGGGCACCCGCCGTCGTGGCGCCACCGAGGCCGAGGACCTGGCGCTGGAGAAGGAGCTGCTCGCGGACGAGAAGGAGCTGGCCGAGCACGTCATGCTGGTGGACCTGGGCCGCAACGACGTGGGCCGCGTGGCCGCGCCGGGCTCGGTGCGCGTCGAGGACATGAAGGTCATCGAGCGCTACAGCCACGTGATGCACATCGTCTCGCAGGTGCGCGGGAAGCTGGACGCGAAGTACGACGCGCTGGACGCGCTGGCCAGCACGTTCCCCGCGGGCACCGTGTCGGGCGCTCCGAAGATTCGCGCGATGCAGATCATCGACGAGCTGGAGCCTCAGCGGCGCGGGCCGTACGCGGGCGCGGTGGGCTACCTGTCCTTCTGCGGCACGCTGGACGTGGCGATTGCCCTGCGGACCTTCTTCGTGGACGGAGACCGGACGATGTGGACCTCGGGCGCGGGCCTGGTGGCGGACTCGGTGCCGTCGAAGGAGGCGGACGAGACGGAGGCCAAGGCGGGTGCCATGGCCGCCGCGCTGCGGATGGCGCGCGAGGGAGGTGGCCGGTGA
- a CDS encoding ATP-dependent DNA ligase, whose amino-acid sequence MRRLADLYEALDQTTSTNAKVDALVRYFQEAPPEDAAWALYFLTGQKLKRLLTTKLLVGWTQELTGIPGWLFEEVYASVGDLAEVIALLLDALERPPEPEELPLSVWLEQRLLPLRNLDAAEQRERVVSWWKAMPRRELFLLNKMLTGELRVGVSATLVIRAVAQVAGLPPPSVAHRLMGTWTPTPAFFKQLVSPDVSDGHSSRPYPFYLASPLEQPPESIGDLADWQVEWKWDGIRGQLIRRQGGVYLWSRGEELITDRFPEISDAAAALPEGTVLDGEVLAYEDGKPLPFALLQRRIGRQKLTPKVLAEAPAAFIVYDLLELGGKDVRELPLRERRAKLEALLKDRPRFPLSPSVQAASWEELAKVRGEARERNVEGFMLKRLDSAYLTGRKRGDWWKWKIDPFTVDAVLLYAHPGHGRRSSLYTDYTFAVWNGTELQPVTKAYSGLTDEEIGRLDRWIRAHTKEKYGPVRSVEPEQVFELHFEGIQASPRHKSGVALRFPRIARWRTDKKPQDADTLDTLKELLDARG is encoded by the coding sequence GTGAGGCGACTGGCGGACCTCTACGAAGCGCTGGACCAGACGACGTCCACCAACGCGAAGGTGGACGCGCTGGTGCGCTACTTCCAGGAAGCCCCTCCCGAGGACGCGGCGTGGGCGCTGTATTTCCTCACGGGCCAGAAGCTGAAGCGGCTGCTCACCACGAAGCTGTTGGTGGGGTGGACGCAGGAGTTGACGGGCATCCCGGGCTGGCTCTTCGAGGAGGTCTACGCCTCCGTGGGAGACCTCGCGGAAGTCATTGCCCTGCTGCTGGACGCGCTCGAGCGCCCGCCCGAGCCCGAGGAACTGCCCCTCTCCGTGTGGCTGGAGCAGCGCCTGTTGCCGCTGCGGAACCTGGACGCCGCGGAGCAGCGCGAGCGCGTGGTGTCGTGGTGGAAGGCCATGCCCCGGCGGGAGCTGTTCCTGCTCAACAAGATGCTCACCGGCGAGCTGCGCGTGGGCGTCTCCGCGACGCTGGTGATTCGCGCGGTGGCGCAGGTTGCGGGGCTGCCGCCGCCGAGCGTGGCGCACCGGCTGATGGGGACGTGGACGCCCACGCCGGCCTTCTTCAAGCAGCTCGTGTCGCCGGATGTCTCGGACGGGCACAGCTCGCGGCCCTACCCCTTCTACCTGGCCTCGCCGCTGGAGCAGCCACCGGAGTCGATTGGAGACCTCGCGGACTGGCAGGTGGAGTGGAAGTGGGACGGCATTCGCGGCCAGCTCATCCGCCGGCAGGGCGGCGTGTACCTGTGGAGCCGTGGCGAGGAGCTCATCACCGACCGCTTCCCCGAAATCAGCGACGCCGCCGCCGCGCTGCCCGAGGGCACGGTGCTGGACGGCGAGGTGCTGGCCTACGAGGACGGCAAACCCCTGCCCTTCGCGCTGCTCCAGCGGCGCATCGGCCGGCAGAAGCTGACGCCCAAGGTGCTCGCGGAAGCTCCCGCGGCCTTCATCGTCTATGACCTGCTGGAGCTGGGCGGGAAGGACGTGCGCGAGCTGCCGCTGCGCGAGCGGCGCGCGAAGCTGGAGGCGCTGCTGAAGGACCGGCCGCGCTTCCCCCTCTCCCCGTCGGTGCAGGCGGCGTCATGGGAGGAATTGGCGAAGGTGCGGGGCGAGGCCCGCGAGCGCAACGTCGAGGGCTTCATGCTCAAGCGCCTCGACTCCGCGTACCTCACCGGGCGCAAGCGGGGCGACTGGTGGAAATGGAAGATTGACCCGTTCACCGTGGACGCGGTGCTCCTCTATGCGCACCCGGGCCACGGCCGGCGCTCGTCGCTGTACACCGACTACACCTTCGCGGTGTGGAACGGCACGGAGCTGCAGCCGGTGACGAAGGCGTACTCCGGCCTCACGGACGAGGAGATTGGCCGGCTCGACAGGTGGATTCGCGCGCACACGAAGGAGAAGTACGGACCGGTGCGCTCGGTGGAGCCGGAGCAGGTCTTCGAGCTGCACTTCGAGGGCATCCAGGCCTCGCCGCGCCACAAGTCGGGCGTGGCGCTGCGCTTCCCGCGCATCGCCCGCTGGCGCACGGACAAGAAGCCCCAGGACGCGGACACGCTGGACACACTGAAGGAGCTGCTCGATGCCCGCGGGTAG
- a CDS encoding SH3 domain-containing protein, with product MTPALLLSLALSQSPELELELHYTATSLEEGEDASKRTLDTYDFTQFEPSAKKADLYVGVDEANLRQSPGADAAVVTTLPLGAPVRVLERGKERLKVGEYVNHWYQVEYTDGKGAAFKGWLFGNTLTPFRLEGDFDNDGEQEVATVVMSSDFKIRVRVLEPNVKPPRRVSSVDITPAGQGYMSVDGGSAKVTLVAGKTAGLALVQVDSVPEACSDYSTTYVSYTVPGGKKGVLGKAKLALEVAGLADPPNHSSYKVSFQPKQQGLTVVRTNVEEDESGKEVKTTERTKYKLADGVFSEVKASGATAETKP from the coding sequence ATGACGCCTGCCCTCCTGCTGTCGCTGGCTCTCTCCCAGTCGCCCGAGCTCGAGCTCGAGCTGCACTACACCGCGACGTCGCTGGAGGAGGGGGAGGACGCGTCGAAGCGCACCCTGGACACCTACGACTTCACGCAGTTCGAGCCGTCCGCGAAGAAAGCGGACCTCTACGTGGGCGTGGACGAGGCCAACCTCCGCCAGTCGCCTGGCGCGGACGCGGCCGTCGTCACCACCCTGCCGCTGGGCGCTCCCGTGCGCGTGCTGGAGCGCGGCAAGGAGCGCCTCAAGGTGGGGGAGTACGTCAACCACTGGTACCAGGTGGAATACACGGACGGGAAGGGTGCTGCCTTCAAGGGCTGGCTCTTCGGCAACACGCTCACGCCGTTCCGCCTCGAGGGGGACTTCGACAACGACGGTGAGCAGGAGGTGGCCACCGTGGTGATGAGCTCGGACTTCAAGATTCGCGTCCGCGTCCTGGAGCCGAACGTGAAGCCGCCCCGTCGTGTCAGCAGCGTGGACATCACCCCCGCCGGACAGGGCTATATGAGCGTGGACGGCGGGTCTGCGAAGGTGACGCTCGTCGCGGGGAAGACGGCGGGACTCGCGCTGGTGCAGGTGGACTCCGTGCCCGAGGCGTGCAGCGACTACAGCACCACGTACGTGAGCTACACGGTTCCGGGCGGCAAGAAGGGCGTGCTCGGCAAGGCGAAGCTGGCGCTGGAGGTGGCCGGGCTGGCGGACCCGCCGAACCACTCCTCGTACAAGGTCTCCTTTCAGCCGAAGCAGCAGGGGCTGACGGTGGTGCGGACGAACGTCGAGGAGGACGAGTCCGGCAAGGAAGTGAAGACGACGGAGCGCACGAAGTACAAGCTCGCCGACGGTGTCTTCTCCGAGGTGAAGGCCTCGGGCGCCACGGCGGAAACGAAGCCCTAG
- a CDS encoding anthranilate synthase component II gives MILVIDNYDSFTFNLVQLLYTLGAEVKVVRNDDLDVAGVAATGASHLVISPGPCTPHEAGVSVAAIARSRVPVLGVCLGHQSIGAAFGGKVIRAPAPVHGKAAQIQHGNTGVFTGVSQGFTAARYHSLIVDAPSLPAELEATAWSQDGLIMALRHRTRPVVGFQFHPESVLTPEGPKLVRNFLDGRL, from the coding sequence GTGATTCTCGTCATCGACAACTACGACTCGTTCACCTTCAACCTCGTCCAGTTGCTGTACACGCTGGGCGCCGAGGTGAAGGTGGTGCGCAATGACGACCTGGACGTCGCGGGCGTCGCGGCGACGGGGGCTTCGCACCTGGTGATTTCTCCGGGCCCGTGCACGCCGCATGAAGCGGGCGTCAGCGTGGCGGCCATTGCCCGCTCCCGCGTGCCGGTGCTGGGCGTGTGCCTGGGGCACCAGTCCATTGGCGCGGCGTTCGGCGGCAAGGTGATTCGCGCGCCAGCGCCGGTGCACGGGAAGGCGGCCCAGATTCAGCACGGGAACACGGGCGTGTTCACCGGGGTGAGCCAGGGCTTCACGGCGGCGCGCTACCACTCGCTCATCGTGGACGCGCCCTCGCTGCCCGCGGAACTGGAGGCCACCGCGTGGAGCCAGGACGGCCTCATCATGGCGCTGCGTCACCGCACGCGGCCCGTGGTGGGCTTCCAGTTCCATCCCGAGAGCGTCCTCACCCCCGAGGGGCCGAAGCTGGTGCGCAACTTCCTCGACGGGCGACTGTAG
- a CDS encoding serine/threonine protein kinase — protein sequence MNTGTLHPAYLPPGTRVGPWRVVEPRGRGGYGAVYRAESEEDAQLIVALKLALHPWDERFAREAELLTRVQHPAVPRLWDHGQWQNPEGTRCYPYVAMDFVEGLPLYDWARVRRPTSRQVLHLLARLARALEATHAARGVHRDVKGDNVLVRHPDGQAFLMDFGSGHHVVAATLTSQFFPPGTLAYRSPEAWRTVRLGSPAPSEPYAPGPADDVFALGVTAYRMLTARYPLSVEEPLAGHLEDVHNRSPRAHNIRCAPELDALVARMLTPHPGPRGSARELAEALERDARKARPELDIPLFTEGAPRARSVIPAPPRRVVAPPPRVARWPWFAAASLGASLALAVGLNRNASQVAEPTPEPLTQQEHAKDGGTVAVGDSVLTAPVAPVRAPSAWSAITLDMPPRPLPGQARPDANGRCFTRGQVVINGGCWRELKVSDMKDCDEESYVYKRACYTPVFPPPRPATSGTTEGADGG from the coding sequence ATGAATACGGGCACCCTCCATCCGGCCTATCTTCCGCCGGGAACGCGAGTCGGACCCTGGCGCGTGGTGGAGCCGCGAGGCCGCGGCGGCTATGGCGCCGTCTACCGCGCCGAGAGCGAGGAGGACGCGCAGCTCATCGTGGCTCTCAAGCTCGCCCTGCACCCGTGGGATGAGCGCTTCGCGAGGGAGGCCGAGCTGCTCACCCGCGTCCAGCACCCGGCCGTCCCACGCCTCTGGGACCACGGGCAATGGCAGAACCCCGAAGGCACCCGCTGCTACCCATATGTCGCCATGGATTTCGTCGAGGGTCTCCCGCTCTACGACTGGGCGCGGGTGCGGCGCCCCACGTCCCGGCAGGTGCTCCACCTGCTCGCGCGTCTGGCACGAGCCCTGGAGGCCACGCACGCCGCGAGGGGAGTCCATCGTGACGTGAAGGGAGACAACGTCCTGGTCCGCCACCCGGATGGACAGGCCTTCTTGATGGATTTCGGCTCGGGACACCACGTGGTCGCCGCGACGCTGACCTCGCAGTTCTTCCCTCCGGGCACACTGGCCTATCGCTCGCCAGAGGCCTGGCGCACCGTGCGCCTCGGGAGCCCGGCACCGTCAGAGCCCTATGCGCCCGGGCCCGCGGATGACGTCTTCGCATTGGGCGTCACCGCCTATCGGATGCTCACCGCCCGCTATCCCCTCTCCGTCGAGGAGCCACTGGCCGGGCACCTGGAGGACGTCCACAACCGTTCCCCGAGGGCGCACAACATCCGCTGCGCTCCGGAGCTGGATGCGCTGGTGGCCCGGATGCTCACGCCCCACCCCGGCCCGCGTGGGAGCGCACGCGAGCTGGCCGAAGCGCTGGAGCGCGACGCACGGAAGGCAAGGCCCGAACTGGACATACCGCTCTTCACGGAAGGAGCGCCCCGTGCCCGGAGCGTCATCCCAGCCCCCCCCCGGCGCGTCGTGGCCCCGCCACCGCGTGTGGCGCGGTGGCCGTGGTTCGCGGCGGCCAGCCTGGGAGCCTCCCTGGCATTGGCCGTCGGCCTGAATAGGAACGCGAGCCAGGTCGCGGAGCCCACGCCGGAGCCACTGACGCAGCAGGAGCATGCGAAGGACGGCGGCACCGTGGCGGTCGGGGACTCGGTGCTGACGGCGCCCGTGGCTCCGGTCCGGGCACCATCGGCGTGGTCGGCCATCACCCTGGACATGCCACCCAGGCCCCTGCCAGGGCAGGCCCGGCCCGATGCCAACGGCCGCTGTTTCACCCGGGGACAGGTCGTCATCAACGGCGGCTGCTGGAGGGAGTTGAAGGTCTCCGACATGAAGGACTGCGACGAGGAGTCCTACGTGTACAAGCGAGCCTGCTACACCCCGGTGTTCCCTCCACCACGCCCTGCCACCTCGGGCACCACCGAGGGCGCCGACGGCGGATAG
- a CDS encoding ligase-associated DNA damage response exonuclease: protein MSASHPSPLITVTPQGLYCAPGRFHIDPWRPVERALITHAHGDHARGGSHRYLGARAGEGLLHRRLGADAVIDTLEYGERLSINDVTVSFHPAGHVLGSAQIRLEHKGEVWVVSGDYKRAPDPTCAPFEVVRCNTFITEATFGLPIYRWGDTRLVAEDILKWWDSNRAAGRSAVLFCYALGKAQRILAELARLTDRPAHVHGALNSLVAVYREAGVHMIPTQLVSEVEKGTSFAGALVLAPPSAGGSTWMRRFGEHETGFASGWMRVRGNRRRRGFDRGFVLSDHADWPDLLRTVADTQAERVLVTHGYTDPLAHYLRDSGVDAAPLATPFEGEAED, encoded by the coding sequence TTGAGCGCCTCCCATCCCTCTCCGCTCATCACGGTGACGCCACAGGGGCTCTACTGCGCCCCGGGGCGCTTCCACATCGACCCCTGGCGTCCCGTGGAGCGGGCGCTCATCACGCATGCGCACGGGGACCACGCACGGGGCGGCAGCCACCGCTACCTGGGCGCCCGAGCAGGCGAGGGGCTGCTGCACCGTCGGTTGGGCGCGGACGCTGTCATCGACACGCTGGAGTACGGCGAGCGCCTGAGCATCAACGACGTCACCGTCAGCTTCCACCCCGCGGGCCATGTGCTGGGCAGCGCGCAGATTCGCCTCGAGCACAAGGGCGAGGTGTGGGTCGTCTCCGGCGACTACAAGCGCGCGCCGGACCCGACGTGCGCGCCCTTCGAAGTGGTGCGCTGCAACACCTTCATCACCGAGGCGACATTCGGCCTGCCCATCTACCGCTGGGGCGACACGCGCCTGGTCGCGGAGGACATCCTGAAGTGGTGGGATTCCAACCGCGCGGCGGGGCGCTCCGCGGTGCTGTTCTGCTACGCGCTGGGCAAGGCGCAGCGAATCCTCGCGGAACTGGCGCGGCTGACGGACCGGCCGGCCCATGTGCACGGAGCCCTCAACAGCCTCGTGGCGGTGTACCGCGAGGCGGGCGTGCACATGATTCCGACGCAACTGGTGTCGGAGGTGGAGAAGGGCACGTCCTTCGCGGGCGCGCTGGTGCTGGCGCCGCCGAGCGCGGGGGGCTCCACGTGGATGCGCCGCTTCGGCGAGCACGAGACGGGCTTCGCGTCCGGATGGATGCGGGTGCGCGGCAACCGGCGCAGGCGCGGGTTCGACCGGGGCTTCGTGCTGTCGGACCACGCGGACTGGCCGGACCTCTTGCGCACGGTGGCGGACACGCAGGCGGAGCGGGTGCTGGTGACGCACGGCTACACGGACCCGCTGGCGCACTACCTGCGCGACTCCGGCGTGGACGCGGCCCCCCTGGCCACGCCCTTCGAGGGCGAGGCGGAGGACTGA